A window of the Bacillus sp. A301a_S52 genome harbors these coding sequences:
- a CDS encoding AraC family transcriptional regulator gives MYFHKKRFTFVAGEQNLPLFVESVGYNPQEQKFTRPEGYPYFHWLLTLEGKGTFIFNGQSYVMTPGRGIFLKPYTPHSYYTNGSLWSTAYITFGGASVVSILKALELNFSAVYNENKDKHFYNIMKAMIDKVEVESEFSRLELSSYLYHFLIKLRTYGKINNQPSLSHNYTKVRPVVDWLEIVYAENIGLQDIAAHMNMSPQYLNRLFQDTFGISPYSFLIQLRIRKSKEILVSNQEIPLSQVAALVGFNDVSNFVATFRKKEGITPRKYRILHS, from the coding sequence ATGTATTTTCATAAGAAGAGGTTCACATTTGTAGCAGGTGAACAAAACTTGCCGTTATTTGTAGAAAGTGTTGGTTATAATCCCCAGGAACAAAAGTTCACAAGACCAGAGGGCTATCCTTACTTTCATTGGCTTTTAACGTTAGAAGGCAAAGGAACGTTCATTTTTAATGGTCAATCTTATGTGATGACACCGGGAAGAGGCATTTTCCTAAAGCCATATACACCCCACTCTTATTATACAAATGGCTCTTTGTGGTCTACTGCCTACATTACATTTGGAGGAGCTTCTGTCGTCTCCATTTTAAAGGCTCTAGAATTGAATTTTTCAGCTGTGTATAACGAAAATAAAGATAAACATTTTTATAATATAATGAAAGCGATGATCGATAAAGTGGAGGTAGAGTCTGAATTCTCACGATTAGAGTTATCTAGCTACTTATATCATTTCTTAATTAAATTGAGAACTTATGGAAAAATTAACAATCAGCCGTCCCTTTCTCATAATTATACGAAGGTTCGGCCTGTTGTGGATTGGTTGGAAATTGTTTATGCCGAAAATATAGGATTACAGGATATTGCCGCACATATGAATATGAGCCCACAATACTTAAATAGACTGTTTCAAGACACATTTGGTATTAGTCCCTACTCATTTTTGATTCAACTTAGAATAAGAAAGTCTAAAGAAATTTTAGTATCGAATCAAGAAATTCCCCTCAGCCAAGTAGCTGCTCTAGTAGGATTTAATGATGTTAGTAATTTCGTTGCGACGTTTAGAAAAAAAGAGGGGATAACGCCAAGAAAGTATCGTATCCTTCACAGTTAA
- a CDS encoding GNAT family N-acetyltransferase yields MKYNKKDGLSYEIRPANEQDALELSHVRWQIDGETDYLDREQGEDYLDEAGFKERIRQDKATNNHLFLVAEMNGKILGFSRCEGNHLKRLSHRVTFGVCVLKSYWGYEIGKNLLLESIRWAKSQQLKKMTLQVLEKNEKALKLYENKGFVVEGVLKDDKLLSDGHYYNTILMSKFL; encoded by the coding sequence ATGAAATACAACAAGAAAGATGGGTTAAGTTATGAAATACGGCCTGCAAACGAGCAAGATGCCCTTGAATTATCTCACGTAAGATGGCAAATCGATGGTGAAACTGACTATCTAGATAGAGAACAAGGAGAAGATTATTTAGATGAAGCTGGATTTAAAGAGCGTATACGTCAAGATAAAGCGACAAATAATCATCTATTTTTAGTAGCTGAAATGAACGGAAAAATCCTCGGCTTTTCTAGATGTGAAGGAAACCATTTAAAACGACTTTCTCATCGCGTAACGTTCGGTGTATGTGTTTTAAAATCATATTGGGGGTATGAAATAGGGAAAAACCTTTTACTAGAGTCTATTCGTTGGGCTAAAAGTCAGCAATTAAAGAAAATGACGCTGCAAGTGCTTGAAAAAAATGAAAAAGCACTAAAATTATATGAAAATAAAGGGTTTGTCGTGGAAGGTGTACTTAAAGATGATAAATTACTATCGGATGGTCATTACTATAACACTATCCTTATGAGTAAGTTTTTATAA
- a CDS encoding adenine deaminase, giving the protein MKVDCLISNVIIFNSYFRKFVKGNVAIKDGKFLYVGKQGRKAFQATEVIEGRGYYMIPGLIDIHLHIESTMVTPETFSHGLIKNGVTTVVSEPHEMANVFGLNGVTEMIKASQACVADIFYGIPSSVPATRLETTGGAISKDDIDELLSEKDILCLGEIMNYVEVVSGEPGKTNDIINHIRRRYPELPIEGHVPKLRDVELQKMLYAGVDSDHTHQTVEGMEERIAAGMFIEIQEKSLSSEIINYLIDHQVTEHFCFVTDDVMPDSFTKHGHLNHIARKAMSMGMSPEQVIYACTYTPARRMKLFDRGSIAPGKCADFILMRDMSEFSIDVVYKDGKKVYSCEEVYDQTTCTAFPETFYRSVRLEPLSVKDFTLTQAKENGQHLCRIMMVKDGSTFTDERQEYVSIHNQELQWETSPFGLIATFERYGKNGNRGYGLIGGDIIKKGAVATTYSHDNHNLLVIGQSAQDMQIAANEVIRHQGGICVVHEGQVLNLVELPVGGILSEKPLEALAEEVESLRHSLEKLGYQHYNAIMSISTLSLPVSPALKITDFGLIDVNQGVVVPLVIN; this is encoded by the coding sequence ATGAAAGTGGATTGTTTAATATCGAACGTCATTATATTTAATAGCTACTTCCGCAAATTTGTCAAAGGAAATGTAGCCATTAAGGATGGGAAATTTTTGTACGTAGGTAAGCAAGGAAGAAAAGCATTTCAAGCAACGGAGGTCATCGAGGGCAGAGGGTATTATATGATTCCAGGATTGATAGATATTCATTTGCATATTGAGAGTACGATGGTTACGCCAGAAACTTTTTCTCATGGATTGATCAAAAATGGTGTGACCACAGTTGTCTCAGAACCGCATGAAATGGCTAATGTGTTTGGGCTTAACGGTGTGACAGAGATGATAAAGGCGAGTCAAGCATGTGTGGCTGATATATTTTACGGTATTCCAAGCTCTGTCCCAGCAACACGCCTTGAGACGACGGGAGGAGCTATTTCAAAGGATGACATTGACGAGCTGCTAAGTGAAAAGGACATTCTTTGTTTAGGTGAAATTATGAACTATGTAGAGGTCGTTTCAGGGGAGCCAGGTAAGACAAATGACATTATAAATCATATTCGTAGGCGTTATCCAGAATTGCCGATTGAGGGACATGTTCCAAAATTACGTGATGTAGAGCTACAGAAGATGCTTTATGCTGGAGTGGATTCGGATCATACTCATCAAACAGTTGAAGGGATGGAAGAACGAATTGCTGCAGGGATGTTTATTGAAATTCAGGAAAAATCCCTCTCTTCTGAAATTATTAATTATCTGATTGATCATCAAGTAACAGAACACTTTTGCTTTGTTACTGATGATGTGATGCCTGATTCATTTACAAAGCATGGTCACCTAAATCACATTGCCCGTAAAGCAATGAGTATGGGAATGTCTCCTGAGCAAGTGATATATGCCTGTACATATACTCCTGCCAGACGTATGAAACTATTTGATCGAGGGAGCATCGCACCAGGAAAGTGTGCAGATTTCATCTTGATGCGTGATATGTCAGAATTTTCTATAGATGTCGTCTATAAAGATGGCAAAAAAGTTTACAGTTGTGAGGAAGTATATGATCAGACCACATGTACAGCCTTTCCTGAAACATTTTATAGAAGTGTTCGTTTAGAGCCTCTTTCTGTTAAAGATTTCACACTTACTCAAGCGAAAGAGAACGGCCAGCATTTATGTCGCATCATGATGGTGAAAGACGGTTCGACTTTTACAGATGAACGCCAAGAGTACGTGTCAATTCATAATCAAGAGTTGCAATGGGAAACGAGTCCATTTGGATTAATTGCTACGTTTGAACGATATGGAAAAAATGGTAATCGTGGATACGGATTAATCGGTGGCGATATCATTAAGAAGGGAGCGGTTGCTACAACTTATTCTCACGACAATCATAATCTGCTCGTTATCGGTCAAAGTGCTCAAGATATGCAAATAGCGGCTAATGAAGTTATTCGTCATCAAGGAGGTATCTGTGTTGTACATGAGGGTCAAGTACTGAACTTGGTAGAGCTTCCTGTTGGCGGAATTCTCTCAGAAAAGCCATTGGAAGCGCTAGCTGAAGAAGTTGAGAGTTTGCGGCACAGTTTAGAAAAGCTAGGTTACCAGCATTATAATGCAATTATGTCTATCAGCACGTTGTCTCTGCCAGTTAGCCCAGCGCTGAAAATTACCGACTTTGGCCTCATTGATGTTAATCAAGGAGTAGTCGTCCCGCTAGTTATTAATTAA
- a CDS encoding GTP pyrophosphokinase family protein: MDDKVTIWKNFLLPYKFALDELKTKVNIMVEETKYMREESLIEHVKTRLKTPKSMIDKLHRKGLRPTINNAKNNLFDVAGMRIVTPFKSDVYHLYNLITKRTDLTIIEVKDYIRFPKPNGYQSLHLIVQVPITLSHGIENVYVEVQIRTLAMDFWASLEHKIYYKYNEKIPKHLEKGLKEAADTVKEMDDKMKVIYDQVKHSDEDHTKKVIPMYFHDDGGGVNR, translated from the coding sequence ATGGATGATAAAGTGACTATATGGAAAAATTTTTTGCTCCCGTATAAATTTGCACTAGATGAACTCAAAACAAAAGTCAATATTATGGTCGAAGAAACGAAATACATGAGAGAAGAAAGTTTAATTGAGCATGTGAAAACGCGATTGAAAACCCCTAAAAGTATGATTGATAAGCTTCACCGTAAAGGATTGAGACCAACGATAAACAATGCAAAAAATAATTTATTTGACGTTGCAGGGATGAGAATTGTCACACCTTTTAAATCCGATGTGTACCACTTATACAACCTGATTACAAAGCGGACAGATTTAACAATCATTGAGGTGAAGGACTACATACGCTTCCCTAAACCTAATGGCTATCAAAGTCTTCATCTTATTGTTCAAGTGCCGATAACATTATCGCACGGTATAGAAAATGTCTATGTAGAAGTACAAATTAGAACGTTAGCGATGGATTTTTGGGCAAGCCTTGAACATAAAATTTACTACAAATACAATGAAAAGATTCCGAAGCACCTTGAGAAAGGGTTAAAGGAAGCAGCTGATACAGTCAAAGAGATGGATGATAAAATGAAAGTTATTTATGATCAGGTAAAACACTCGGATGAAGATCACACTAAGAAAGTGATCCCGATGTATTTCCATGACGATGGAGGAGGCGTAAACCGATGA
- a CDS encoding phospholipase D family protein produces the protein MKNMYWKNVKRSFFLYIMFSLLTGSFLFHFLPSYPHAENEEMTGKMLMDGEKVVIIEDNEQAGFVRLDLLKKAEERLAITYHTFHAGVWTDAFMAAVFEAADRGVHVEILFDGMLHNMRGDLRVIPYMLSAHPNITLKYYEPFNPLRPYTWHNRMHDKLLIVDDHYVMTGGRNIGDKYFKSDLDGAVYDRDIILIKEETTPDGQISAITEMRQYFDELFNHSFSYEPTFATSLYRERAATEKKAMLHEAHETFGKIVHLNVCGWEEEAIQVKGIQIWHNPIERMNHSPVIWENLMSLIKDAEESVLIQSPYIIPTEVMMSPFQQKMTDTVQLNVLTNSKKASPNLLAYSGYGRYRENLAENGVALYEYAGDGSIHGKTFIIDSYYSVIGSFNVDPRSTFLNTETVIVVEGEEFATALEVNIADLQEDTRFVTHNNIQEVDENEGVSFFKRAALHLLAPFVPLIENLL, from the coding sequence ATGAAAAATATGTATTGGAAGAACGTAAAAAGAAGTTTTTTTCTATACATTATGTTCTCACTTTTAACCGGGAGCTTTTTGTTTCACTTCCTTCCTTCTTATCCACATGCTGAAAATGAGGAAATGACGGGCAAAATGCTCATGGATGGGGAGAAGGTAGTTATTATAGAAGATAATGAGCAAGCTGGCTTCGTACGTTTAGATTTGTTAAAAAAAGCAGAAGAGCGTTTAGCTATTACCTATCATACCTTTCATGCAGGTGTTTGGACCGATGCTTTTATGGCTGCTGTCTTCGAAGCTGCGGATAGAGGAGTTCACGTTGAGATTTTATTTGATGGGATGTTACATAACATGAGAGGTGATTTAAGGGTCATTCCTTATATGTTATCCGCCCATCCTAACATTACGCTAAAGTATTATGAACCCTTTAATCCACTTCGGCCTTATACTTGGCATAATCGTATGCACGATAAGTTATTAATTGTAGATGACCACTATGTCATGACAGGCGGACGTAATATAGGGGATAAGTATTTTAAGTCAGATTTAGATGGTGCAGTCTATGATAGGGATATCATATTGATTAAGGAGGAAACAACTCCAGACGGTCAGATATCTGCCATTACGGAGATGCGTCAGTATTTTGACGAACTTTTTAATCATTCTTTTTCATATGAACCGACTTTTGCCACTTCGCTCTATCGAGAGAGAGCGGCAACTGAGAAAAAGGCCATGTTACATGAAGCGCATGAAACATTTGGAAAGATTGTTCATCTTAACGTGTGTGGGTGGGAGGAAGAGGCTATCCAAGTGAAAGGGATTCAAATTTGGCACAATCCTATTGAGCGAATGAACCACTCACCTGTGATTTGGGAAAATCTCATGAGCCTCATAAAAGACGCAGAAGAATCTGTTTTAATTCAAAGTCCATACATTATCCCTACTGAGGTTATGATGTCTCCATTCCAACAGAAGATGACAGATACTGTGCAGTTAAATGTCCTGACTAATTCCAAAAAAGCCTCACCAAATTTATTGGCGTATTCTGGATATGGTAGATATCGTGAAAATTTAGCTGAAAATGGGGTGGCCTTATATGAATATGCAGGAGATGGGTCTATCCATGGTAAAACATTTATAATCGATTCTTATTATAGTGTTATAGGCTCATTTAATGTGGATCCACGAAGCACATTTTTAAATACAGAAACAGTTATCGTCGTAGAGGGAGAGGAGTTTGCTACCGCTTTAGAGGTTAATATTGCTGACTTGCAGGAGGATACACGTTTTGTAACTCATAATAACATCCAAGAAGTCGATGAAAATGAAGGCGTCAGTTTTTTTAAACGTGCTGCCCTTCATCTACTTGCACCTTTCGTTCCTTTGATTGAAAATTTACTTTGA
- a CDS encoding ABC transporter ATP-binding protein, with protein MALVQLKDVSVAYHKQDILKNFNLDIEKGKLISLLGPSGCGKTTTLRLIAGFLEARAGQFLFKEKDYTKVPVNRRNFGFVFQNYALFPHLSVFDNVAFGLRLRKLSKKEIEKRVASMLEIVDLSGFEKRFTQELSGGQRQRVAIARALIIEPDLLLFDEPLSNLDANLRVSMRVEIRRIQQELGITTVYVSHDQEECFSISDQVAVMNQGNIEQLDEPSIIYKQPKTTFVADFIGFKNFITFEDRENLDNTVRLQVKGVDFFVNRCDDQSASTKIAAIRPDNIRVEVVSGSVKNERNVLKGTVTVCTFLGRGYQFIVDTAIGPFTVNQETEAPFEVGQHLKLIFPEDKLVLVE; from the coding sequence ATGGCGTTAGTGCAGTTAAAAGACGTATCCGTAGCTTATCATAAACAAGATATTTTAAAGAATTTTAATTTAGATATCGAAAAAGGAAAATTAATTTCCCTCCTTGGTCCAAGCGGTTGTGGGAAAACAACAACATTGCGACTGATCGCTGGTTTTTTAGAAGCACGAGCAGGGCAATTTTTATTTAAAGAGAAGGATTATACGAAAGTGCCTGTTAATAGACGAAACTTTGGTTTTGTCTTTCAAAATTATGCCTTATTTCCGCACCTATCTGTTTTTGATAATGTGGCATTTGGGCTTAGACTTCGAAAGCTGTCGAAAAAAGAAATTGAAAAGCGTGTGGCAAGTATGTTAGAGATTGTTGATCTCTCAGGATTTGAAAAGCGTTTTACGCAAGAGTTGTCGGGAGGACAAAGGCAGAGAGTTGCCATCGCTCGGGCACTGATTATTGAACCAGATCTATTGTTATTTGATGAACCATTGAGTAATTTAGACGCTAATTTACGTGTGAGTATGAGAGTGGAAATCAGGAGAATACAGCAAGAATTAGGCATTACAACAGTGTATGTGTCACATGATCAGGAGGAGTGTTTTTCTATATCTGATCAAGTGGCCGTTATGAATCAAGGAAATATTGAACAACTTGATGAACCATCTATCATATACAAACAGCCAAAAACGACATTTGTTGCTGATTTTATTGGATTTAAAAATTTTATAACATTTGAGGATCGTGAGAACTTGGATAATACCGTCCGTCTTCAGGTGAAAGGCGTTGATTTTTTTGTTAATAGGTGTGATGATCAATCCGCTTCAACAAAAATTGCCGCAATTCGACCAGATAATATAAGGGTTGAGGTAGTCTCAGGAAGTGTCAAAAATGAAAGAAATGTATTAAAAGGAACAGTGACAGTTTGTACATTTCTTGGAAGAGGTTATCAATTCATCGTTGATACAGCGATTGGGCCGTTCACAGTGAATCAAGAAACAGAAGCACCATTTGAAGTGGGACAGCATTTAAAACTCATATTTCCCGAAGATAAACTCGTTTTAGTAGAGTAA
- a CDS encoding formate/nitrite transporter family protein gives MEITSLEKVEQLALKKEKIFKSGISRYLLRAILASMFIGFGVIVAFKTGSFFYTEAPPWTYPMAAITFGSAIILIAYGGGDLFTGNTFYFTYTALRGKMKWSRVLTLWTYTYLGNIIGAVFFAFLIFTTGLFNSPDVNAFLLSVVEKKMTDPTMELFFRAILCNWLICLAFFLPMSMKEDMAKIITMVLFVFCFFISGYEHSIANMCTFAIAFVLNPPDAVSIQGMIYNLVPVTLGNIIGGSVLMAGVYYYINKPFLSDK, from the coding sequence ATGGAAATCACCTCATTAGAAAAAGTGGAGCAGTTAGCATTAAAAAAAGAAAAAATATTTAAAAGTGGTATCTCACGCTATTTACTTCGTGCTATTCTTGCCAGTATGTTTATTGGATTTGGCGTCATTGTAGCCTTTAAAACGGGGAGTTTTTTCTATACAGAAGCGCCACCTTGGACTTATCCTATGGCCGCTATCACCTTTGGGAGTGCCATTATTTTAATTGCATACGGTGGTGGTGATTTATTTACTGGTAATACGTTTTACTTTACTTATACGGCTTTAAGAGGAAAAATGAAGTGGTCTCGAGTATTAACCCTGTGGACATATACGTACTTAGGAAATATTATCGGAGCTGTCTTTTTCGCTTTTTTAATTTTTACAACCGGGTTATTTAATAGTCCTGATGTAAACGCCTTTCTTTTAAGCGTTGTTGAAAAGAAAATGACCGACCCGACAATGGAGCTTTTTTTTCGCGCGATCCTTTGTAACTGGCTCATTTGCTTAGCGTTCTTTTTGCCAATGTCCATGAAAGAGGATATGGCTAAAATAATAACAATGGTACTATTTGTTTTTTGCTTCTTCATCTCCGGCTACGAACATAGCATTGCAAATATGTGTACCTTTGCCATCGCATTTGTGTTAAACCCGCCTGATGCTGTTAGCATTCAAGGGATGATATACAACCTGGTGCCTGTTACACTTGGAAATATAATCGGTGGAAGTGTATTAATGGCAGGTGTCTATTACTATATAAATAAGCCATTTCTATCAGATAAGTAG
- a CDS encoding sodium:proton antiporter, protein MVLTPIIMLLFIGYIIFTIDKKKENFPVPAILTVVGIGLFFVPYFSQVEVTPNIIYHVLLPGLLFTSAYQFPIDAFKQHGGLISFLATIGIVITVLMLGAAIFALAGLFTSLSFIGALLIATMLTPTDPVSVTAILQQSSREPLVANVLEGESLINDGTSIVLFTVILSIFLENSALSFTQVLWEFAYVSFGGTAIGFLGGWLFSKAIHLTHERDYQVMLSIVVAYGTFNVAEYMGFSGVLATVSAGMMLSFEFGRLIKEEHFRDALDNFWRIVEVSVLSILFLLIGLVAADYLSFNYWVLGILIFTVSIGIRCFLIITTTQFFSSWRRKIGWKTATILSWSGIKGAVSVFMILSVKEAGSGTETDLIISLTFAALLLSLVIQSIGVYPLSKKLLR, encoded by the coding sequence GTGGTACTGACACCTATTATAATGCTACTATTCATCGGTTATATTATTTTCACCATCGATAAGAAAAAAGAAAATTTCCCCGTTCCAGCAATTTTAACGGTAGTTGGTATTGGACTATTTTTCGTCCCATACTTCTCTCAAGTTGAGGTCACACCAAATATTATCTATCATGTGCTCTTACCTGGATTATTGTTTACCTCAGCTTATCAATTTCCAATCGATGCTTTCAAGCAGCATGGTGGGCTTATTAGCTTCCTTGCCACGATCGGTATTGTCATCACTGTCTTAATGTTAGGAGCGGCAATTTTTGCATTAGCGGGACTATTCACGTCCTTGTCATTTATCGGAGCTCTGTTAATTGCAACTATGCTCACCCCCACAGATCCTGTTTCTGTTACAGCTATCTTGCAGCAATCTTCACGAGAACCACTGGTTGCCAATGTTCTTGAAGGTGAATCCTTAATTAATGATGGGACAAGTATTGTGCTGTTCACTGTTATTTTAAGTATTTTTCTCGAAAATAGTGCTCTTTCATTTACTCAAGTTCTTTGGGAGTTTGCATATGTCTCTTTTGGAGGAACTGCTATCGGCTTTTTGGGCGGCTGGCTATTTAGTAAAGCCATTCATCTCACACATGAACGCGACTACCAAGTCATGTTAAGTATTGTCGTCGCTTATGGCACCTTTAATGTAGCAGAATATATGGGTTTTTCAGGAGTATTAGCCACTGTGTCTGCCGGTATGATGCTGTCCTTTGAATTTGGTCGCTTAATTAAAGAAGAGCACTTCCGAGACGCTCTCGATAATTTTTGGCGTATTGTTGAAGTTTCCGTATTATCTATCCTATTTTTACTTATTGGACTAGTAGCAGCAGATTATTTATCATTTAACTATTGGGTACTTGGTATTTTAATTTTTACCGTTTCAATCGGGATACGATGCTTCCTTATCATTACCACTACACAATTTTTCTCTAGCTGGCGCCGTAAAATAGGATGGAAAACTGCTACCATATTAAGCTGGTCAGGAATTAAAGGGGCTGTTTCTGTCTTTATGATTCTATCAGTAAAAGAAGCCGGAAGTGGCACTGAAACAGATTTAATCATTTCCCTCACCTTTGCAGCATTACTATTGTCGCTCGTTATACAAAGTATTGGTGTATACCCATTGTCAAAGAAGCTGTTACGGTAA
- a CDS encoding HAMP domain-containing histidine kinase: MFKNKSMFRKLFSSHLIILLISFVVFAVLLNSLIHNEMTARYSRTFDHQKDRLIEHFLKATEQGWNEETLQTSLEMSMNQENRQILLFNQEGAPVYNTGFLEGIGFSREDLKHVLAEGSVNKRIQGKGTQVIYMIAEPLSIPTADVEEYVMVMLFHEFDNESSQIVWISCLTAGFTILITALMIFFVSRRITAPLTNMRNVAMQYAKGDFSARIHVESKDEIGQLAQTFNYMAKELGSLDQLRKEFVANVSHDLRSPLTSIRGFLGAMMDGTIPKEKHQHYLTIMRHETDRLMKLVNDLLDQTSLEAGNWKLDRKRYNLTEQLRTMLAKMEPTASKHGIDMALNTEEDIYIFADEDRMAQVWGNLLQNALQNSESSTTIQLEVNKHGNNVDVNVCDEGVGMTEEELSHVWERFYKTDKARSKKTGTGIGLSIVKQIVDLHGASISVTSKKGHGTTFKVTLPKQ, translated from the coding sequence GTGTTTAAAAATAAAAGCATGTTTAGAAAATTATTCTCCTCCCATTTAATTATTCTTCTTATATCCTTTGTCGTGTTTGCGGTGTTATTAAATTCACTTATTCATAATGAAATGACGGCAAGGTACTCTCGGACGTTTGACCATCAGAAAGATCGGCTCATCGAGCATTTTTTAAAGGCGACAGAACAAGGTTGGAATGAAGAGACGTTGCAAACGTCGCTTGAAATGAGTATGAATCAAGAAAATAGACAAATTCTTCTCTTTAATCAGGAAGGTGCCCCCGTTTATAACACTGGCTTCTTAGAAGGTATAGGCTTTTCCAGGGAAGATTTAAAACATGTATTGGCTGAAGGTAGCGTTAATAAGCGAATACAAGGGAAAGGCACCCAAGTCATTTACATGATTGCCGAGCCGCTAAGTATACCTACGGCTGATGTTGAAGAGTATGTGATGGTCATGCTCTTCCATGAGTTCGATAATGAATCGAGCCAAATTGTCTGGATTAGCTGTTTAACAGCAGGATTTACAATTTTAATTACAGCACTCATGATTTTTTTCGTTTCAAGAAGAATAACAGCTCCATTGACGAATATGAGAAATGTGGCTATGCAGTATGCAAAAGGTGATTTCTCGGCTCGTATTCATGTTGAAAGCAAGGATGAGATCGGACAGCTAGCGCAAACATTTAATTATATGGCGAAAGAACTTGGAAGTCTCGATCAATTAAGGAAAGAATTCGTTGCTAACGTATCCCATGATTTGAGGTCACCATTAACTTCTATAAGAGGATTTTTAGGTGCGATGATGGATGGAACGATTCCGAAAGAAAAGCATCAGCACTATTTAACAATCATGCGTCATGAAACAGATCGGCTTATGAAATTAGTGAATGACCTTCTTGATCAGACCAGTCTTGAGGCAGGAAATTGGAAGCTTGATCGCAAGCGGTATAACTTGACAGAACAGCTACGTACCATGCTGGCGAAAATGGAGCCGACAGCTTCAAAACATGGGATTGATATGGCATTGAACACAGAAGAGGATATTTATATCTTTGCAGATGAAGATAGAATGGCTCAAGTATGGGGGAACTTACTGCAAAATGCGCTACAAAACTCTGAGAGCAGCACTACTATTCAATTAGAAGTTAACAAGCATGGCAATAATGTGGATGTAAACGTATGTGATGAAGGCGTAGGGATGACGGAAGAAGAATTGTCCCACGTGTGGGAAAGATTCTATAAAACAGATAAAGCCCGTTCCAAAAAAACAGGAACAGGTATTGGATTATCTATTGTAAAACAAATTGTCGACTTACACGGTGCTTCTATTAGTGTTACGAGTAAAAAGGGTCATGGGACTACATTCAAAGTAACATTACCTAAACAGTGA
- a CDS encoding response regulator transcription factor has product MKERLHVLIVEDDPYISDLLELYLIQEGFEVSIAVNGEEGWEKYYDEQPDFVILDIMLPKMDGWEVCKEIRRDERQTPILMLTGKGESYDKIKGLDMGADDYVVKPFEPKEIIARMQAILRRSHPNNQERKPLQFEKLDIDIQQHQLWRGEDSLFLPPKELELLYFLATEKNQVFTRQQLVDRIWGFDYEGDVRTIDVHIKRIREKIGDEWPHWKLKTIRGVGYKFEVNDRV; this is encoded by the coding sequence ATGAAAGAAAGGCTTCACGTACTTATTGTTGAAGATGACCCGTATATATCGGATCTATTAGAATTGTATCTTATACAGGAAGGTTTTGAGGTCTCGATCGCCGTAAATGGGGAAGAAGGATGGGAAAAATACTATGATGAACAACCAGATTTCGTTATTTTAGATATTATGCTTCCAAAAATGGATGGATGGGAAGTATGTAAGGAAATTAGGCGAGATGAGCGCCAAACTCCTATTTTAATGTTGACTGGAAAAGGAGAAAGCTACGATAAGATTAAAGGTCTAGACATGGGTGCTGATGATTATGTGGTTAAGCCGTTTGAACCGAAAGAAATTATTGCGCGAATGCAAGCGATTCTAAGGCGATCGCATCCGAATAACCAAGAACGAAAGCCACTTCAGTTTGAAAAATTGGACATTGATATTCAACAACATCAGTTATGGCGGGGAGAGGACTCTCTTTTTTTACCACCTAAGGAATTGGAATTATTATATTTTCTTGCTACAGAAAAAAATCAAGTCTTCACTCGTCAGCAGTTAGTAGATAGAATATGGGGGTTCGATTATGAAGGTGACGTTAGAACAATAGATGTGCATATTAAACGGATTCGAGAAAAAATTGGTGATGAATGGCCGCATTGGAAGTTAAAAACGATACGTGGTGTCGGCTATAAATTTGAGGTGAATGATCGTGTTTAA